The Pseudomonas nunensis genome includes the window ATCGTCAGGTTCTGATCGCAGAACGCGAACGGGTGGCAGCGGTCGAGGACCAGGCGCGTCAAGACGCGGCCCAATTTCGCCAGCAGGCGGCAGAAGCTGTGGCCGGGCGCCAAGCGGCCGAGGCGCGCCTGGCGGATCTGGAACTGTTGTTGGCGCAATACCAGACACAAATAAAGGACCTGCACCAGCAGCGTGAAGGCTGGCTGTACGAGCGCCGTGAAGTTCAGCAGCACAACCAGACGTTACAGCAGGAGCTGCAGGTGCTGCGGCTCAAGGCCGAGCAGGAGCGTGTCGCGCAGGAGCTCTACATTCGCGGAGTCGAGGATCGCGCGCACCGCGAGGTCGACCGTGCCCGGGAGGAGGGCAAGGCTTCGGCGACCCAGCTCAAGGAAGTCGGGCGCCACGTCGAGCAGTTGCAACGTCGGCTGGAGTTGATCCAGGCCGAGCTGAATCAAAGCCAGCAGCGTGCCGCGGCGCAGCACGCCCGCGCTGAAACGCTGGAGCAGCAACTGACACAACTACGCCAGGTTGCTGTGACCAAGCGTAAGCCAAGATCCCGAAATCCCCCGACTTGAATATCCAATGCCTGAGTGTGAAGTAGGCACCGCGGGCCGATACGGTGCGATTCGACGCAGCAGATTGCACGCTTCCGACAAAGCGTCGCAATCGGCCGTGGATTCAGCCGGTCGACGCAACACAACTAAATTCTGTGTAAAAACCGT containing:
- a CDS encoding DNA-binding protein is translated as MAVGVPENDVFAAADAVLARGERPTVERVRLELGRGSPARVGGLLDQWWSRLAERLNGETRLPALPGEVTQAFVAVWQQAIHLAQGVAEQALAEHRQVLIAERERVAAVEDQARQDAAQFRQQAAEAVAGRQAAEARLADLELLLAQYQTQIKDLHQQREGWLYERREVQQHNQTLQQELQVLRLKAEQERVAQELYIRGVEDRAHREVDRAREEGKASATQLKEVGRHVEQLQRRLELIQAELNQSQQRAAAQHARAETLEQQLTQLRQVAVTKRKPRSRNPPT